Proteins encoded together in one Thalassotalea crassostreae window:
- the pth gene encoding aminoacyl-tRNA hydrolase, translating into MTTNIQLVVGLGNPGPEYTKTRHNAGVWFVEELARQYNISLSPDKKYNGLYGKGLIGSNVVHLLIPTTFMNRSGKAVAPLANFFRIPVENILVAHDELDLDPGVCKIKLGGGHGGHNGLRDIIACMGNNKNFYRLRIGIGHPGHRDRVTGYVLGKAPANEQAQLEQCVDEGARCFEIWEKDGLKKAQNRLHSFKAS; encoded by the coding sequence TTGACGACTAATATTCAGTTGGTTGTGGGCCTGGGTAATCCAGGCCCCGAATATACCAAAACCCGACATAACGCGGGAGTCTGGTTCGTAGAAGAACTAGCAAGACAGTACAATATTTCCTTATCGCCCGATAAGAAATACAACGGCCTCTACGGTAAGGGTCTCATTGGCTCAAACGTTGTGCACCTACTTATCCCTACTACCTTTATGAATCGCTCCGGCAAAGCAGTTGCTCCGCTAGCGAATTTTTTCCGTATCCCGGTTGAAAATATTCTTGTCGCTCATGACGAGCTCGATTTAGATCCCGGTGTTTGCAAAATTAAACTAGGTGGTGGCCACGGCGGTCATAATGGCTTACGCGATATCATAGCCTGTATGGGAAATAACAAGAATTTTTATCGACTGCGGATTGGTATTGGCCATCCGGGTCATCGTGATCGCGTTACCGGTTACGTGCTTGGCAAAGCGCCAGCAAATGAACAAGCGCAATTAGAACAATGTGTCGACGAAGGTGCACGTTGTTTTGAGATCTGGGAAAAAGACGGTCTCAAGAAAGCGCAAAACAGATTACATTCATTCAAAGCCAGTTAA
- the hemA gene encoding glutamyl-tRNA reductase: MSIFAVGINHKTAPVSVREKVAFTPDNLTHALQEMLEQLNCKEAAILSTCNRTELYFVQDKPLSEVQQHITGWLENYHNVPASMISPTLYWHHNQQAVNHMMRVACGLDSLILGEPQILGQMKQAYSQAKAAGSMQMVMERLFQRTFGVAKQVRTETEIGTSAVSVAFAAVSLAKHIFAKLEKSNVLLIGAGETIELVAKHLYDNKVGKITVANRTVARAQEMATSIGADVITLAQIPEHIGNADIVISSTGSTLPIIGKGMIESALEKRRHRPIFMVDIAVPRDIEEQVGELEDVFLYTVDDLQGIIAQNMENRRKAAEQAEKIVGNQSDDFMAWLRGLNTQDAVISYRNQCLSKRDELLYKAKQQLANNKDPEAVLAEMATKLTNNLMHAPTRAIQQAAQGGELDKIIYLHDVFDLDKKDN, from the coding sequence ATGTCAATTTTTGCAGTTGGAATTAACCATAAAACCGCGCCAGTTTCTGTGCGTGAGAAGGTGGCTTTTACTCCTGATAACTTAACCCACGCCTTACAAGAAATGCTTGAGCAATTAAATTGCAAAGAAGCAGCCATTCTTTCTACCTGTAATCGAACAGAGCTTTATTTTGTTCAAGATAAGCCGTTATCTGAAGTACAACAACATATCACTGGTTGGTTGGAAAATTATCATAATGTTCCTGCGAGTATGATTTCGCCAACGCTTTATTGGCATCATAACCAACAAGCGGTCAATCATATGATGCGCGTTGCGTGTGGCTTAGATTCACTTATTTTGGGTGAACCACAAATCTTAGGGCAAATGAAGCAGGCGTATTCACAGGCTAAAGCTGCGGGCTCAATGCAAATGGTGATGGAACGTTTGTTCCAGAGAACATTTGGCGTTGCTAAGCAAGTTCGAACAGAAACCGAAATAGGTACGAGTGCTGTATCGGTAGCGTTTGCGGCGGTGAGTTTAGCAAAACATATTTTCGCTAAATTAGAAAAGTCGAATGTCTTGCTTATTGGCGCAGGTGAAACCATAGAGTTGGTTGCCAAACATTTGTATGACAACAAAGTAGGTAAAATTACCGTCGCTAACCGAACCGTTGCTCGTGCTCAAGAAATGGCAACAAGTATTGGTGCGGACGTCATTACTCTAGCACAAATACCTGAGCATATTGGCAACGCTGATATCGTTATTAGTTCTACTGGCTCTACATTACCTATCATTGGTAAAGGTATGATTGAAAGTGCATTAGAGAAGCGTCGTCACCGACCAATATTTATGGTCGATATTGCCGTACCTCGTGATATTGAAGAACAAGTTGGCGAGCTTGAAGACGTATTTTTATATACCGTCGATGATTTGCAGGGTATTATTGCGCAAAATATGGAAAACCGTCGTAAGGCGGCAGAGCAGGCGGAAAAAATCGTTGGTAATCAAAGCGATGATTTTATGGCATGGCTACGAGGATTAAATACTCAAGATGCTGTTATTTCATATCGCAACCAATGCTTATCTAAGCGTGATGAACTGCTGTACAAAGCGAAACAACAGCTGGCTAATAATAAAGATCCTGAAGCAGTTCTAGCAGAAATGGCGACGAAATTAACGAATAATTTAATGCACGCACCGACGCGTGCTATTCAACAGGCTGCCCAAGGCGGCGAGCTTGATAAAATAATCTATCTTCACGATGTTTTTGATTTAGATAAGAAAGATAACTAG
- the lolB gene encoding lipoprotein insertase outer membrane protein LolB — MRSKINISSNKVSIFALYFSLLILAGCPTTPIPDDTLYQAEKERNEQLSKLEYWTIKGKIAFIEPDQKQSANLYWQHGKNNSKLTLTTFLGVNVLTLTSEAGVHTLKVDGRTYVDEDLELLLQSVTGVGLPVTQLMYWLKGLKAQDSDLITFSPTTNLPTDLVAHYNDKDWHIKYASYTLVEKFRLAKKITIKHRDLTIKMAIHSWNVDQ; from the coding sequence ATGCGAAGCAAAATCAATATTAGCAGCAACAAAGTTTCCATTTTCGCCCTGTACTTCTCATTGCTAATTTTAGCTGGCTGTCCGACTACCCCTATTCCTGATGATACCCTTTATCAAGCTGAAAAAGAGCGTAATGAACAATTATCAAAACTGGAATATTGGACCATTAAGGGCAAAATTGCATTTATTGAACCTGACCAAAAACAAAGTGCGAACTTGTATTGGCAACATGGTAAAAATAACAGCAAGCTTACGCTAACGACTTTTCTAGGGGTTAATGTTCTTACCCTAACCTCTGAAGCCGGTGTACATACTTTAAAAGTAGATGGCAGAACTTATGTCGATGAAGATCTAGAACTGTTATTACAATCAGTCACAGGCGTTGGATTACCAGTTACACAGTTAATGTATTGGTTAAAAGGTCTAAAAGCCCAGGATTCAGACTTAATTACGTTTTCACCAACGACCAACTTGCCAACGGATTTAGTCGCCCATTACAATGATAAAGACTGGCATATAAAATACGCTAGCTACACCTTAGTTGAGAAATTTCGTTTAGCTAAAAAAATCACCATTAAACATCGAGATTTAACTATTAAAATGGCTATTCATTCATGGAATGTTGATCAGTGA
- a CDS encoding ribose-phosphate pyrophosphokinase, whose protein sequence is MPDMKIFAGNATPELAKKIADRLYIQLGDAKVGSFSDGEISVEITENVRGSDAFIIQSTCAPTNNNLMELIVMVDALRRASAGRITAVIPYFGYARQDRRVRSARVPITAKVVADFLSSVGVDRVLTVDLHAEQIQGFFDVPVDNVFGSPILLEDMLEKKLENPVVVSPDIGGVVRARAVAKLLDDTDLAIIDKRRPKANVSQVMHIIGDVEGRDCIIVDDMIDTGGTLCKAAEALKEHGARRVFAYATHPVLSGNAADNIKNSVIDEMIVTDSIPLSPEIKALDNVRQLSLAGMLSEAIRRVSNEESISAMFEA, encoded by the coding sequence GTGCCTGACATGAAAATTTTTGCGGGTAACGCCACCCCTGAACTGGCTAAGAAAATTGCAGACCGTTTATACATCCAATTAGGTGATGCAAAGGTTGGCAGTTTCAGCGACGGTGAAATAAGCGTTGAAATTACTGAGAACGTTCGTGGATCGGATGCGTTTATCATTCAATCGACTTGTGCTCCAACTAATAACAACTTGATGGAGCTTATTGTTATGGTTGATGCCCTTCGTCGTGCATCAGCTGGACGTATTACCGCAGTAATCCCTTACTTTGGTTACGCTCGTCAAGATCGTCGTGTACGTTCTGCTCGTGTACCAATTACAGCGAAGGTTGTTGCTGATTTCTTATCTAGTGTTGGTGTTGACCGTGTACTTACTGTTGATCTACACGCCGAACAAATCCAAGGTTTCTTCGATGTTCCTGTAGATAACGTATTTGGTTCGCCTATCCTACTTGAAGATATGCTTGAGAAAAAACTGGAAAACCCAGTAGTTGTTTCTCCTGATATTGGTGGTGTTGTTAGAGCACGTGCTGTAGCAAAACTATTAGATGATACTGATTTAGCGATTATCGACAAACGTCGTCCAAAAGCAAACGTATCACAAGTAATGCACATTATTGGTGATGTTGAAGGTCGCGACTGTATTATCGTTGATGACATGATTGATACCGGTGGCACGTTATGTAAAGCAGCTGAAGCATTAAAAGAACACGGTGCTCGTCGCGTATTTGCATATGCTACTCACCCGGTTTTATCTGGTAATGCAGCGGATAACATCAAAAACTCTGTTATTGATGAAATGATTGTTACCGACTCTATTCCATTGTCACCAGAAATCAAAGCATTGGATAATGTTCGTCAATTAAGCCTTGCAGGCATGCTTTCTGAAGCAATTCGTCGCGTTAGCAACGAAGAGTCTATCTCGGCAATGTTTGAAGCATAA
- the ychF gene encoding redox-regulated ATPase YchF gives MGFKCGIVGLPNVGKSTLFNALTKAGIEAANFPFCTIEPNTGVVPVPDPRLDKLADIVKPERVIATTMEFVDIAGLVAGASKGEGLGNKFLANIRETDAIGHVVRCFDNENIVHVAGAVNPADDIDVINTELALADMDSAERAIVRQQKRAKGGDKDAKFEVPVLEKILAHVEEGHMIRSLGLEKEEIAAVAYLNFLTLKPTMYIANVNDDGFENNPYLDQVREIAANEDAVVVAVCAEIEGELSEMDEEDRAEFMEDLGIEEPGLNRVINSGYGLLNLQTYFTAGVKEVRAWTVRINATAPQAAGVIHTDFEKGFIRAEVVGFDDFVEFNGESGAKEAGKWRLEGKDYRVKDGDVVHFRFNV, from the coding sequence ATGGGATTTAAATGTGGCATCGTTGGTTTACCAAACGTTGGTAAATCTACTCTATTTAACGCATTAACCAAAGCAGGTATTGAAGCGGCAAACTTTCCGTTCTGTACTATCGAACCAAATACTGGTGTTGTTCCTGTACCTGATCCTCGTTTAGATAAACTTGCAGATATTGTTAAACCTGAGCGTGTAATCGCAACGACAATGGAATTTGTTGATATCGCAGGTTTAGTTGCAGGTGCCTCAAAAGGTGAAGGTTTAGGTAATAAATTCCTAGCAAACATCCGTGAAACTGATGCGATTGGTCATGTTGTACGTTGTTTCGATAACGAAAACATCGTTCACGTTGCTGGTGCAGTTAACCCTGCTGACGATATCGACGTGATTAACACTGAATTAGCATTAGCAGATATGGATTCTGCAGAGCGAGCAATTGTACGTCAACAAAAACGTGCTAAAGGTGGCGATAAAGACGCTAAATTTGAAGTACCTGTACTTGAAAAAATCTTAGCTCACGTTGAAGAAGGACATATGATCCGTTCACTTGGCTTAGAAAAAGAAGAAATAGCAGCTGTTGCTTACCTAAACTTCCTAACTTTAAAGCCGACCATGTACATTGCTAACGTTAATGACGACGGCTTTGAGAACAACCCTTACTTAGATCAAGTACGCGAAATCGCAGCGAATGAAGATGCTGTCGTTGTTGCCGTTTGTGCTGAGATTGAAGGCGAATTATCTGAAATGGACGAAGAAGATAGAGCCGAGTTTATGGAAGATTTAGGTATCGAAGAGCCTGGCCTTAACCGCGTGATCAATTCAGGTTACGGTTTATTGAACTTACAAACATACTTCACCGCGGGTGTTAAAGAAGTACGCGCGTGGACTGTAAGAATCAATGCTACGGCACCACAAGCAGCCGGTGTTATCCATACTGACTTTGAGAAAGGCTTTATTCGAGCTGAAGTTGTAGGTTTTGATGACTTCGTTGAATTTAACGGTGAATCAGGAGCTAAAGAAGCGGGTAAATGGCGCTTAGAAGGTAAGGATTACCGAGTTAAAGATGGTGATGTAGTTCACTTCCGCTTTAACGTATAG
- a CDS encoding AMP-binding protein: MTYQTPLTHFLRHATERPEKPFLHQPVNGVHQTYTFADTEQQARKLAGFFKAQGFVAGDRIGILAKNSAHWFITDLAIMMAGLVSVPIYATAGKTTIEYVIEHSAMKAMVVGNLDSIDAAVSGINADLTTIAMPGSTYEAKFSWADAIDESTAIEDVHQADIDDCMSIVYTSGTTGAPKGVVISFLNLASAGAATSVVISAAPGDRVLSYLPLAHITERCVVEMVAYEKAVEVFFVESLDTFIDNLKYAAPTFFLSVPRLWVKFQQQILAKMPPKKLNFLLAIPFIGKIVAKKIRTKLGLHHARVFASGSAPISVEVLKWYQKIGVDIGEGWGMSETSGLSCGNFPFESKLLGTIGRPVECVKMKLSDEGEILISGDGVFKEYYLSPKITAESFTGEWFHTGDKGEITEDGAFKIIGRIKEQFKTSKGKYVVPVPIERMLAINVQIEQACVIGYGRKQPLALVVLAEGIDRNHESVQQSLQQTLDDVNSELESHQRLDYLFLCKDEWSIENELLTPTLKLKRTQIEEHYQSLLPESTKLKIIAEQ; the protein is encoded by the coding sequence ATGACTTATCAAACACCATTAACGCATTTCTTACGACATGCAACAGAACGCCCTGAAAAACCGTTTTTACACCAACCGGTAAATGGCGTGCATCAAACCTATACCTTTGCTGATACTGAACAGCAAGCACGAAAGTTAGCTGGTTTCTTTAAAGCACAAGGTTTTGTAGCTGGTGACCGAATTGGCATATTGGCTAAGAATAGTGCCCATTGGTTTATTACTGATCTTGCGATTATGATGGCAGGCCTTGTCAGTGTTCCAATTTACGCTACAGCAGGTAAAACCACGATTGAATATGTTATTGAACATTCAGCAATGAAAGCAATGGTTGTAGGCAATTTAGACTCTATTGATGCTGCAGTGAGTGGTATTAATGCCGACTTAACAACAATTGCTATGCCAGGCTCTACTTACGAAGCTAAATTTAGTTGGGCTGATGCCATTGATGAGTCTACTGCCATAGAAGATGTTCATCAGGCTGACATTGATGATTGTATGTCTATTGTTTATACCTCAGGAACGACTGGCGCACCAAAGGGTGTGGTTATTAGTTTCTTAAACCTAGCCTCTGCCGGCGCCGCAACGTCTGTTGTTATTAGTGCTGCACCTGGTGATAGAGTATTGTCGTACTTACCTCTGGCGCACATTACCGAACGCTGTGTTGTTGAAATGGTAGCTTATGAAAAAGCGGTCGAAGTATTTTTTGTTGAATCACTAGATACTTTTATCGATAACTTAAAGTATGCAGCGCCAACATTCTTCTTATCAGTTCCGCGACTGTGGGTGAAGTTTCAACAACAAATTTTGGCGAAGATGCCACCTAAGAAACTTAACTTCTTATTAGCAATCCCGTTTATTGGTAAAATCGTTGCGAAAAAGATCCGTACAAAACTTGGTCTTCATCATGCTCGCGTATTTGCTAGTGGCAGTGCGCCAATTTCAGTTGAAGTATTAAAATGGTATCAAAAAATTGGCGTCGATATTGGCGAAGGTTGGGGCATGAGTGAAACCTCTGGTTTATCTTGTGGTAACTTCCCGTTTGAATCTAAGTTACTTGGTACTATTGGCCGACCGGTCGAATGTGTGAAGATGAAATTATCTGATGAAGGTGAAATATTAATTAGTGGTGATGGTGTATTTAAAGAGTATTACTTAAGTCCTAAAATCACTGCCGAGTCATTTACTGGTGAATGGTTCCATACCGGCGATAAAGGTGAAATAACTGAAGATGGTGCATTTAAAATAATTGGTCGTATTAAAGAGCAGTTTAAAACTTCAAAAGGAAAATACGTTGTTCCTGTACCAATTGAGCGAATGCTAGCGATCAATGTTCAAATTGAGCAAGCCTGTGTCATTGGTTATGGACGTAAACAACCATTAGCCCTCGTTGTACTTGCCGAAGGTATTGACAGAAACCATGAGAGTGTACAGCAATCATTGCAACAAACTCTCGATGATGTGAATAGCGAGCTAGAATCACATCAACGACTCGATTATCTGTTTTTATGTAAAGATGAGTGGTCAATTGAAAATGAGTTGCTTACGCCGACGTTAAAATTAAAACGAACGCAAATTGAAGAGCATTATCAATCATTGCTCCCGGAGAGCACGAAATTAAAGATTATTGCGGAACAATAA
- a CDS encoding 50S ribosomal protein L25/general stress protein Ctc, which translates to MDLFTLDAEVRTDIGKGASRRLRHANLVPAIVYGLDKEPVSITLEHKHVYRAQQEEAFYSHVLTLNIAKKPVKVVIKDMQRHPFKDQVMHLDFLRINSKSTLHTSVPIHFINEEEVTKAGNIVVHNLNEIEVECLPKDLPEFIEVDVAKLEVGHPLHLSDIALPKGVTSVELAKGEGHDQAVVSANTPKAAPTSDESETAAEGDAEETTEE; encoded by the coding sequence ATGGATTTATTCACATTAGATGCTGAAGTACGTACTGACATCGGTAAAGGTGCGAGCCGCCGCCTACGTCACGCGAACCTTGTTCCAGCAATCGTTTACGGTTTAGACAAAGAACCAGTATCTATCACTTTAGAGCACAAGCATGTTTACCGTGCACAGCAAGAAGAAGCTTTCTACTCGCACGTTCTTACTTTAAACATCGCTAAAAAGCCGGTTAAAGTTGTAATCAAAGATATGCAACGTCACCCGTTTAAAGATCAAGTAATGCACTTAGACTTCTTACGAATCAACTCTAAGTCTACTTTACATACATCAGTTCCAATTCACTTCATCAACGAAGAAGAAGTAACTAAAGCTGGTAACATCGTTGTTCATAACTTGAACGAAATCGAAGTTGAATGTTTACCGAAAGACTTACCTGAGTTCATCGAAGTAGACGTTGCTAAGTTAGAAGTTGGTCACCCACTACACTTATCTGATATCGCTCTTCCTAAAGGCGTAACATCAGTTGAGCTTGCTAAAGGTGAAGGTCATGACCAAGCTGTAGTATCAGCTAACACTCCAAAAGCTGCTCCAACTTCTGATGAATCAGAAACAGCTGCTGAAGGTGATGCAGAAGAAACTACTGAAGAATAA
- the ispE gene encoding 4-(cytidine 5'-diphospho)-2-C-methyl-D-erythritol kinase has protein sequence MNTNNLTHTTDEYKFHNFSSVAKINRFLHITGRRSNGYHELQTVFQFLDFGDDLRFRLRNDSNVNLLTPIDGVDNDSNLIVKAAKMLQQQSNTSKGVDIELVKRLPMGGGLGGGSSNAATTLLALNKIWNTQFSIDRLAEMGLALGADVPVFVRGKTSFAEGVGEFLTPIAVDNPWFLVTIPNCSIATGPIFQHPELPRNTAKLAINEINIEQCRNDFEKLVRKTYPEVEKTIAWLLEYAPSRLTGTGACVFSIFANKADAEKVQNLLPTGTKSFVARGLSQSPILNEL, from the coding sequence GTGAATACAAACAATTTAACGCATACAACCGACGAGTATAAATTTCATAACTTCTCCTCAGTTGCAAAAATCAATCGTTTTTTGCATATCACCGGACGTCGCAGCAATGGCTATCATGAACTACAAACCGTATTCCAGTTTCTCGACTTCGGTGATGATTTAAGATTTCGCTTGCGTAATGATAGCAACGTCAACTTATTAACACCTATTGATGGCGTAGATAACGACAGCAACCTCATCGTCAAAGCAGCAAAAATGCTACAACAGCAATCTAACACCTCTAAAGGTGTTGATATCGAGCTAGTGAAACGTTTGCCAATGGGCGGAGGTTTAGGTGGTGGTTCGTCAAATGCCGCTACAACCCTGTTAGCGCTCAATAAGATTTGGAATACGCAGTTTAGCATTGATAGGCTGGCTGAAATGGGATTAGCCTTGGGCGCTGATGTCCCGGTATTTGTGCGTGGGAAAACATCCTTTGCAGAAGGCGTCGGCGAGTTTTTAACTCCGATAGCTGTCGATAATCCTTGGTTTTTAGTAACAATTCCAAATTGTTCGATCGCTACTGGCCCTATATTTCAACATCCCGAACTTCCTCGAAATACTGCAAAACTGGCGATAAATGAGATTAACATCGAACAATGCCGTAATGATTTTGAAAAACTCGTTAGAAAAACTTACCCTGAGGTTGAAAAGACCATAGCTTGGTTGTTAGAATACGCGCCATCGCGATTGACCGGAACCGGTGCTTGTGTATTTTCAATTTTTGCCAATAAAGCAGATGCTGAAAAAGTACAAAACCTGTTACCAACAGGAACAAAGTCTTTTGTTGCTCGAGGTCTAAGTCAATCACCTATTCTAAATGAACTCTAA